The sequence below is a genomic window from Rhodothermales bacterium.
TTCCCGCACGGCCCATGCTCCATGTCCTGGCCTTCTCCGGAAGCCTCCGTTCGATCTCCATCAACACCACGCTGTTGCGAGCGGCGACGCGGCTGGCGCCGGCCGGACTGTCCATCCGGGTGTACGACGGACTGGGCCGGCTTCCCCTGTTCAACCCGGACGACGAACACGACCCGCCGGCTCCGGTGCGCGCCTTATGGTCCGCCGTCGAGGCCGCGGACGCCTTCCTGATCGCCAGTCCCGAATACGCCCACGGCGTCACCGGCGCGATGAAGAACGCGCTCGACTGGCTCGTCGGGTTCGGACCCTTCGCGTACAAGGAAGTGGCCGTGCTGAACGCCTCGATGCGCGCGCATCATGCCGACGCCGCGCTGAAAGAGACACTCCGCACGATGTCCGCGTATCTCGTCGACGAAGCCTGCGTACGCATACCGGGTCTCGCCGCCGGCATGGACGCGGATGCCATCGTCGCCTCGCCGGCGAGCGCCGACGTCCTTCGCGCCGCGATCTTCGCGCTCCGCGATGCGGTCAACGCGCGACGCCGCTCACCCGACACCATCCAGCCCCAACGCTGATATCGCCCCACCCATGCCTCGCCGTTCCCGCCGTATCCTCGTCGTCGTCGCCTGCGTGCTGACCGCGCTGGCCGGCTGGGGGGCCTGGGCCTACCTCGGCTACACCGCCGCGCCCGCCGATCGGCTTGCTGCCGGCACGTTTTATCCCGATCATCCGCCCGACGAC
It includes:
- a CDS encoding NADPH-dependent FMN reductase translates to MLHVLAFSGSLRSISINTTLLRAATRLAPAGLSIRVYDGLGRLPLFNPDDEHDPPAPVRALWSAVEAADAFLIASPEYAHGVTGAMKNALDWLVGFGPFAYKEVAVLNASMRAHHADAALKETLRTMSAYLVDEACVRIPGLAAGMDADAIVASPASADVLRAAIFALRDAVNARRRSPDTIQPQR